The Burkholderia pyrrocinia genome includes a region encoding these proteins:
- a CDS encoding LysR family transcriptional regulator has protein sequence MELSDIDLNLLLLFQRLMQERRVSSVAEQMNMSQPGVSNALAKLRRRLGDPLFVRGPGGVVPTPFALRLAEPVSHALATLHAALNPETGFDPLRATRTLTIGMTDIGEVVFLPALLEHLSQAAPGIALNTVRNTSVNLGDEMADGRVDLAIGLLPQLKGGFYQRRLFDQRYVCLFRRGHPLEDAQLTVDAWCDAGHLVVVSAGTGHGQVDEWLRRRRVKRQVRLTLPHFMSVGYILQRTDLIATVPEHLALQLAAPFSLGWRALPVTLPGAPIHMLWHARVNQDEGNRWLRGVVVDLFAETGSRARKVAPGRKT, from the coding sequence ATGGAACTGAGCGATATCGACCTCAACCTGCTGCTGCTTTTCCAGCGGCTGATGCAGGAGCGGCGCGTGTCGAGCGTCGCCGAGCAGATGAACATGAGCCAGCCGGGCGTCAGCAACGCGCTCGCGAAACTGCGCCGCCGGCTCGGCGATCCGCTGTTCGTGCGCGGGCCGGGCGGCGTGGTGCCGACGCCGTTCGCGCTGCGTCTGGCGGAACCCGTTTCGCACGCGCTCGCGACGCTGCATGCCGCGCTCAATCCCGAGACCGGGTTCGATCCGCTGCGCGCCACGCGCACGCTGACGATCGGCATGACCGATATCGGCGAAGTCGTGTTCCTGCCCGCGCTGCTCGAACACCTGTCGCAAGCGGCGCCGGGCATCGCGCTCAATACCGTCCGCAACACGAGCGTCAACCTCGGCGACGAAATGGCCGACGGCCGCGTCGATCTCGCGATCGGCCTGCTGCCGCAACTCAAGGGCGGGTTCTATCAGCGCCGGCTGTTCGATCAGCGCTATGTGTGCCTGTTCCGGCGCGGGCATCCGCTCGAGGATGCGCAGTTGACGGTCGATGCGTGGTGCGACGCCGGGCATCTGGTCGTGGTGTCGGCCGGCACCGGCCACGGGCAGGTGGACGAATGGCTGAGGCGGCGCCGCGTGAAGCGCCAGGTGCGGCTGACGTTGCCGCATTTCATGAGCGTGGGCTATATCCTGCAGCGCACCGACCTGATCGCGACGGTGCCGGAGCATCTCGCGCTGCAGCTCGCCGCGCCGTTCTCGCTGGGCTGGCGCGCGTTGCCCGTGACGCTTCCGGGCGCACCGATTCATATGCTCTGGCATGCGCGGGTCAATCAGGACGAGGGCAACCGGTGGCTGCGCGGCGTGGTGGTCGATCTGTTCGCGGAGACGGGTTCGCGGGCGCGGAAGGTTGCGCCCGGGCGGAAGACATAG
- a CDS encoding FAD-dependent monooxygenase, which translates to MQTNLKIAIVGAGIGGLTLALALREHGIDAQLYEQTDALREVGAAVALSANATRFYERMGLREAFDAVCADIPGLVYRDGRSGAVIGHHRGDPDYRRQFGGAYWGVHRADLQAVLSKAVGVDRIHLGHRLVDLAQHPDRVVLSFDNGEPVEADLVIGADGARSITRRWMLGYDDVLYSGCSGFRGVVPAARMDLLPDPDTIQFWVGPHGHLLHYPIGDNGDQNFLLVERHPSPWPSRDWVMPSEEGEQLRVFRDWHPAVVQMITAVPISQRWGLFHRPPLGRWSRGRVTLIGDAAHALVPHHGQGANQSIEDAVVLAAQLAKAGPGNWREAQEAYERLRRGRTRKVQYASISAADVLHLPDGPAAQARNARLAGRDSVLHHLDWIHDFDALAEEPSERQGGTWL; encoded by the coding sequence ATGCAGACGAACCTGAAGATTGCGATCGTCGGCGCCGGCATCGGCGGCCTGACGCTTGCGCTCGCCTTGCGCGAGCACGGCATCGACGCGCAACTCTACGAGCAGACCGACGCACTGCGCGAAGTCGGCGCGGCCGTCGCGCTGTCGGCCAATGCGACGCGCTTCTACGAACGCATGGGATTGCGCGAGGCCTTCGACGCGGTGTGCGCGGACATCCCGGGCCTCGTTTATCGCGACGGGCGCAGCGGCGCGGTGATCGGCCATCATCGCGGCGACCCCGACTATCGCCGGCAATTCGGCGGCGCGTACTGGGGCGTGCATCGCGCGGATCTGCAGGCCGTGCTGTCGAAGGCGGTCGGCGTCGATCGCATCCACCTCGGCCATCGGCTGGTCGATCTCGCGCAGCATCCGGATCGCGTCGTCCTGAGCTTCGATAATGGTGAGCCAGTCGAAGCCGATCTCGTGATTGGCGCCGACGGCGCGCGCTCGATCACGCGGCGCTGGATGCTCGGCTACGACGATGTGCTGTATTCGGGCTGCTCGGGCTTTCGCGGCGTGGTGCCGGCCGCGCGCATGGACCTGCTGCCCGATCCCGACACGATCCAGTTCTGGGTCGGGCCGCACGGGCATCTGCTGCACTATCCGATCGGCGACAACGGCGACCAGAATTTCCTGCTGGTCGAACGTCATCCGTCACCGTGGCCGTCGCGCGACTGGGTCATGCCGTCGGAAGAGGGCGAGCAATTGCGCGTGTTCAGGGACTGGCACCCGGCGGTGGTGCAGATGATTACCGCCGTGCCGATCAGCCAGCGCTGGGGGCTGTTTCATCGTCCGCCGCTCGGCCGCTGGAGCCGCGGGCGCGTGACGCTGATCGGCGACGCCGCGCATGCGCTGGTGCCGCACCACGGGCAGGGCGCGAATCAATCGATCGAGGATGCGGTGGTGCTGGCGGCGCAACTGGCGAAGGCAGGCCCGGGCAACTGGCGCGAAGCGCAGGAAGCGTACGAGCGCCTGCGTCGCGGCCGTACGCGCAAGGTGCAGTACGCGTCGATTTCCGCGGCCGACGTGCTGCACCTGCCCGACGGGCCGGCCGCGCAGGCGCGCAACGCGCGTCTTGCCGGGCGCGACAGCGTGCTGCATCACCTGGACTGGATTCACGATTTCGACGCGCTTGCCGAGGAGCCGAGCGAACGGCAGGGCGGCACGTGGCTTTGA
- a CDS encoding alpha/beta hydrolase, translating into MRRLALPFAVALIAGSIATARATPAAPALSPASPSAAVQAAPAVQEPAVNPGSSVVLRTFRSASLKRDWSYTVYLPPGYNPEGTRYPVMYLLHGNAGNANDWVTQGRLQATADTLIEHREIPPVVIVMPQGGTDWYVDRKEKMQSAFLNDLLPEVEAHFAVSNQRAGRAIGGVSMGGFGALRFSLLEPGLFCGAMLLSPAIYANEPPLNSAARYVGVFGDRQFDSRVWHELNYPALMRGYFARSWRVPMFIAAGDDDLTIQAESSVLYTHLRRAQNPAELRIVDGGHTWDVWRGVLGQGLKYALECVK; encoded by the coding sequence ATGCGCCGACTCGCCCTTCCGTTCGCCGTCGCCCTGATCGCCGGCTCCATCGCCACCGCCCGCGCCACGCCGGCCGCGCCCGCGCTGTCGCCCGCATCGCCGTCGGCAGCCGTCCAGGCCGCGCCGGCCGTTCAGGAGCCCGCGGTCAATCCCGGCAGCAGCGTCGTGCTGCGCACGTTCCGGTCCGCGTCCCTGAAGCGCGACTGGTCGTACACGGTTTACCTGCCGCCCGGCTACAACCCGGAAGGCACGCGCTACCCGGTGATGTACCTGCTGCACGGCAATGCCGGCAACGCGAACGACTGGGTCACGCAGGGCCGGCTGCAGGCCACCGCCGATACGCTGATCGAGCACCGCGAGATTCCGCCCGTCGTGATCGTGATGCCGCAGGGCGGCACCGACTGGTACGTCGACCGCAAGGAGAAGATGCAGAGCGCGTTCCTCAACGACCTGCTGCCCGAAGTCGAAGCGCACTTCGCGGTGTCGAACCAGCGCGCGGGCCGCGCGATCGGCGGCGTGTCGATGGGCGGCTTCGGCGCGCTGCGCTTCTCGCTGCTCGAACCCGGGCTGTTCTGCGGCGCGATGCTGCTGAGCCCCGCGATCTATGCGAACGAGCCGCCGCTCAATTCCGCCGCGCGCTACGTCGGCGTGTTCGGCGATCGGCAGTTCGACTCGCGCGTGTGGCACGAGCTCAACTACCCGGCGCTGATGCGCGGCTATTTCGCGCGCAGCTGGCGCGTGCCGATGTTCATCGCAGCCGGCGACGACGACCTGACGATCCAGGCGGAATCGAGCGTGCTGTACACGCACCTGCGCCGTGCGCAGAACCCGGCCGAGCTACGCATCGTCGACGGCGGCCATACGTGGGACGTGTGGCGCGGGGTGCTCGGGCAGGGGTTGAAGTACGCGCTCGAATGCGTGAAGTAG
- a CDS encoding OpgC domain-containing protein: MTAPARAGRYAELDFFRGLVLLVIVIDHIGGSILSRVTLHAYALCDAAEVFVFLGGFATAIAYNSLAERHDEAAARQRFIRRAFEIYRAFLVTAGLMLLITAALNAFAIDGPNMPTNDLDGLLHKPLAALRDILLFRRQPYLASVLPMYAFFALLVPLALPLARTQPWLMLAFSGSLWYAAPHIARFLPTVEGAPWDFNPFAWQFLFVLGVIARCQPVYQTLAPKPQGWLLTAVSLAIVAAGAYYRLRIEPFPTDPSIKQNLGALRLVNFLAIAWLAAKLVHLGWMKRVAHAMPWIGTIGRQGLLCFVAGTGISLAVDSLLYQATEGYLDVPLGLTADAVAMGLLYLVAKLYGPFVARLPFRSRR, from the coding sequence ATGACCGCGCCCGCCAGGGCCGGCCGCTACGCCGAGCTCGATTTCTTCCGCGGCCTCGTGCTGCTCGTCATCGTCATCGACCACATCGGCGGCAGCATCCTGTCGCGCGTGACGCTGCACGCGTACGCACTATGCGACGCGGCCGAGGTATTCGTGTTCCTCGGCGGCTTCGCTACCGCGATCGCGTACAACTCGCTCGCCGAGCGGCACGACGAGGCCGCCGCGCGCCAGCGCTTCATCCGGCGCGCGTTCGAGATCTACCGCGCGTTCCTCGTGACGGCCGGCCTGATGCTGCTGATCACGGCCGCGCTGAACGCGTTCGCGATCGACGGCCCGAACATGCCGACCAACGACCTCGACGGCCTGCTCCACAAGCCGCTCGCCGCGCTGCGCGACATCCTGCTGTTCCGCCGCCAGCCGTACCTCGCATCGGTGTTGCCGATGTACGCGTTCTTCGCGCTGCTCGTCCCGCTCGCGCTGCCGCTCGCGCGCACGCAGCCGTGGCTGATGCTCGCGTTCAGCGGGTCGCTGTGGTACGCGGCACCGCACATCGCGCGCTTCTTACCGACCGTCGAAGGTGCGCCGTGGGACTTCAATCCGTTCGCGTGGCAGTTCCTGTTCGTGCTCGGCGTGATCGCGCGCTGCCAGCCCGTCTACCAGACGCTCGCGCCCAAGCCGCAGGGCTGGTTGCTGACGGCCGTGTCGCTCGCGATCGTCGCCGCCGGCGCTTACTACCGGCTGCGCATCGAGCCGTTCCCGACCGATCCGTCGATCAAGCAGAACCTCGGCGCACTGCGGCTCGTGAACTTCCTCGCGATCGCGTGGCTCGCGGCCAAGCTCGTGCACCTCGGCTGGATGAAGAGGGTTGCGCACGCGATGCCGTGGATCGGCACGATCGGCCGGCAGGGGCTGCTGTGCTTCGTCGCGGGCACCGGCATCTCGCTCGCGGTCGATTCGCTGCTTTACCAGGCGACCGAAGGCTATCTCGACGTGCCGCTCGGCCTGACCGCCGACGCCGTCGCGATGGGCCTGCTGTATCTCGTTGCAAAACTCTACGGGCCGTTCGTTGCGCGGCTGCCGTTCCGTTCGCGGCGATGA
- a CDS encoding porin, translating into MKKHVIFAAALAAFAAPAFAQNSVTLYGLIDEGFNYTNNVNVNGVGKTNYQLASGFAQGSRWGLKGSEDLGGGLKAIFTLENGFDVNNGRLGQGGRMFGRQAFVGLSQSRFGTLTFGRQYDSVVDYLAPLTANGNWGGTLFSHPFDNDNTDNSFRVNNTVKYASPDWNGLTFGGTYSFSNSTGFSNNRQYSIGAQYSLAGLQVAAAFLQANNPGVGSAGAIAADDANFVADRLRIFGGGINYTFGPATVGFVYTKTDVKNPVSTVYLPATTFAGLGLTATKFQNFEINGKYQLTPDFYLGAQYVYTDGKFDAAAGSFKPKYHTVGLMADYSLSKRTDVYLQGAWQKVAGDKTGTAADGGYVVGTDGPSSSSNQFAVRAAIRHKF; encoded by the coding sequence ATGAAGAAGCACGTCATTTTTGCCGCCGCGCTCGCTGCATTCGCCGCGCCGGCCTTCGCCCAGAACAGCGTGACGCTGTACGGCCTGATCGACGAAGGCTTCAATTACACGAACAACGTGAACGTCAATGGGGTCGGAAAAACGAATTACCAGCTCGCGAGCGGTTTCGCGCAGGGCAGCCGCTGGGGCCTGAAAGGCAGCGAAGATCTCGGCGGCGGGCTCAAGGCGATCTTCACGCTGGAAAACGGGTTTGACGTGAACAACGGCCGGCTGGGCCAGGGCGGCCGCATGTTCGGCCGCCAGGCGTTCGTCGGGCTGAGCCAGTCGCGTTTCGGCACGCTGACCTTCGGCCGCCAGTACGACTCGGTCGTCGACTATCTCGCGCCGCTGACCGCGAACGGCAACTGGGGCGGCACGCTGTTCTCGCACCCGTTCGACAACGACAACACGGACAACTCGTTCCGCGTCAACAACACGGTCAAGTATGCGAGCCCCGACTGGAACGGCCTGACGTTCGGCGGCACGTACAGCTTCAGCAACAGCACGGGCTTCTCGAACAACCGCCAGTACAGCATCGGCGCGCAGTATTCGCTGGCCGGGCTGCAGGTCGCGGCCGCCTTCCTGCAGGCGAACAATCCGGGCGTCGGCAGCGCGGGCGCGATCGCGGCCGACGACGCGAACTTCGTCGCCGATCGCCTGCGCATCTTCGGCGGCGGCATCAATTACACGTTCGGCCCGGCAACGGTCGGCTTCGTCTACACGAAGACGGACGTGAAGAACCCGGTGTCGACCGTCTACCTGCCGGCAACGACGTTCGCCGGCCTCGGGCTGACCGCGACGAAGTTCCAGAACTTCGAGATCAACGGCAAGTACCAGCTCACGCCCGATTTCTATCTCGGCGCACAGTACGTGTACACGGACGGCAAGTTCGATGCCGCGGCCGGCTCGTTCAAGCCGAAGTACCATACGGTCGGCCTGATGGCCGACTACAGCCTGTCGAAGCGCACCGACGTCTATCTGCAGGGCGCCTGGCAGAAGGTGGCCGGCGACAAGACCGGCACGGCGGCCGACGGCGGCTACGTCGTCGGGACGGATGGCCCGTCGTCGTCGTCGAACCAGTTCGCGGTGCGCGCCGCGATCCGCCACAAGTTCTGA
- a CDS encoding LysR family transcriptional regulator, with translation MDHLQAMRIFARVAHLGSFTKAAEQLQLPRPTVSNAVQYLEKHLKIRLLQRTTRRVALTAEGATYYERCVQLLADLDDVETLFEDAGASPRGVIRVDLPERFALNQVIPALPDFHARYPDLRVVISTTDRFVDLVADGIDCAVRVGVLSDTSLVARRIGEMAQINCASPAYLARHGTPRSPDELPDHVAVGYFSSRTGRELDWEYADMDSGEVHTVKMHSVVSVNSSQAYLACCLAGLGLIQAPRDGLAPLLADGSLIEVLPEWNAGPLPVSVVFPYGRHLAPRVRIFVDWLAETLGGTRRAD, from the coding sequence ATGGACCATCTGCAAGCAATGCGCATCTTCGCGCGCGTCGCCCATCTCGGCAGCTTCACGAAAGCGGCCGAGCAGCTGCAACTGCCGCGCCCGACGGTCAGCAACGCCGTCCAGTATCTGGAAAAACACCTGAAGATCCGCCTGCTGCAGCGCACGACGCGGCGCGTTGCGCTGACCGCCGAGGGCGCGACCTATTACGAGCGCTGCGTGCAGTTGCTGGCTGATCTCGACGATGTGGAAACGCTGTTCGAGGACGCCGGCGCGTCGCCGCGCGGCGTGATCCGCGTCGACCTGCCCGAGCGCTTCGCGCTGAACCAGGTGATTCCCGCGCTGCCGGATTTCCACGCGCGCTACCCCGACCTGCGCGTCGTGATCAGCACGACCGACCGCTTCGTCGATCTCGTTGCCGACGGCATCGACTGCGCGGTGCGGGTCGGCGTGCTGTCCGACACGTCGCTCGTCGCGCGGCGCATCGGCGAGATGGCGCAGATCAACTGCGCGTCGCCCGCCTATCTCGCGCGCCACGGCACGCCGCGCTCGCCGGACGAGCTGCCGGACCACGTCGCGGTCGGTTATTTCTCGAGCCGCACGGGCCGCGAGCTGGACTGGGAATATGCGGACATGGATTCGGGCGAGGTGCACACGGTGAAGATGCACAGCGTCGTGTCGGTCAACAGCTCGCAGGCGTATCTCGCGTGCTGTCTGGCGGGCCTCGGGCTGATCCAGGCGCCGCGCGACGGGCTCGCGCCGCTGCTCGCCGACGGCTCGCTCATCGAGGTGCTGCCGGAATGGAATGCCGGGCCGCTGCCCGTGTCGGTAGTGTTTCCGTACGGCCGGCATCTCGCGCCGCGCGTGCGGATCTTCGTCGACTGGCTCGCGGAAACGCTCGGCGGCACGCGCCGGGCGGACTGA
- a CDS encoding aldo/keto reductase produces MDTRQLGRTGPQVSAIALGCMGMSDFYGPADRDESIATLHAALDNGITMLDTGDFYGMGDNEMLIRDALRGRARDQVLISVKFGALRDPAGGFAGYDARPDAIRNFVAYSLKRLGTDYIDIYRPSRVDPAVPIEETVGAIADLVKAGYVRHIGLSEASADTIRRAAAVAPISDLQIEYSLLSRGIEAEILPTCRELGIGVTAYGVLSRGLLGGRWSTARQGERDFRAASPRFQGENLAHNLALVDALRAIADEKGSNPAQVAIAWVLSRGGDIVPLIGARERTQLQDGLLAPNMQLTVNDITRIEAAVPAGAAAGERYPAAQMAHLDSEQGRG; encoded by the coding sequence ATGGACACGCGTCAACTGGGCCGCACGGGCCCGCAGGTGTCGGCGATCGCGCTCGGCTGCATGGGGATGTCGGATTTCTACGGGCCGGCCGACCGCGACGAAAGCATCGCGACGCTGCACGCGGCGCTCGACAACGGCATCACGATGCTCGACACCGGCGATTTCTACGGGATGGGCGACAACGAGATGCTGATTCGCGACGCGCTGCGCGGCCGGGCGCGCGACCAGGTGCTGATCAGCGTGAAGTTCGGCGCGCTGCGCGATCCGGCCGGCGGGTTTGCCGGCTACGACGCGCGGCCCGACGCGATCCGGAACTTCGTCGCGTATTCGCTGAAGCGGCTCGGCACCGACTACATCGACATCTACCGGCCGTCGCGCGTCGATCCGGCGGTGCCGATCGAGGAGACGGTCGGCGCGATCGCCGATCTCGTGAAGGCCGGGTACGTGCGCCATATCGGCCTGTCGGAAGCCAGCGCCGACACGATCCGCCGCGCGGCGGCCGTCGCGCCGATCTCCGACCTGCAGATCGAATACTCGCTGCTGTCGCGCGGGATCGAGGCCGAGATCCTGCCCACGTGCCGTGAGCTCGGGATCGGCGTGACGGCCTACGGCGTGTTGTCGCGCGGGCTGCTGGGCGGGCGCTGGAGCACGGCGCGGCAGGGCGAGCGCGATTTCCGCGCGGCGAGCCCGCGCTTCCAGGGCGAGAACCTCGCACACAACCTCGCGCTCGTCGACGCGCTGCGCGCGATCGCCGACGAGAAGGGCAGCAATCCGGCTCAAGTCGCGATCGCCTGGGTGCTGTCGCGCGGCGGCGACATCGTGCCGCTGATCGGCGCGCGCGAGCGCACGCAGCTTCAGGACGGGTTGCTGGCTCCTAATATGCAACTAACGGTCAACGACATCACGCGCATCGAAGCGGCGGTTCCCGCCGGGGCGGCTGCCGGTGAGCGTTATCCGGCCGCACAGATGGCGCACCTCGACAGCGAGCAGGGGCGGGGGTAG
- a CDS encoding sulfite exporter TauE/SafE family protein — translation MQLHTLTIIVLVFLLAGAVKGMIGLGLPTIAMGLLTLAMPPSAAASLLLVPSFITNVWQLWLGPSFGPLLRRLWPLLAGLAIGTLTGGLPALAAGSTWTHAALGVVLIAYGLWGLAAARLPAPGRCEKWLSAVVGYLTGVMTAATGVFVVPAVPYLQALRLSKDDLIQALGLSFTASTIALGLQLRVTGALQTVDLGVSALALVPALAGMAGGQYARRVMSEKAFKRCFFVGMIALGAYMAASRWL, via the coding sequence ATGCAACTCCATACGCTGACGATCATCGTGCTGGTTTTCCTGCTGGCCGGCGCGGTCAAGGGGATGATCGGGCTCGGGCTGCCGACGATCGCGATGGGGCTGCTCACGCTCGCGATGCCGCCGTCGGCCGCGGCGAGCCTGCTGCTCGTGCCGTCGTTCATCACCAATGTGTGGCAGTTGTGGCTCGGTCCGTCGTTCGGGCCGCTGCTGCGTCGACTGTGGCCGCTGCTTGCCGGTCTCGCGATCGGTACGCTGACGGGCGGGCTGCCCGCGCTCGCGGCCGGCAGCACGTGGACGCATGCGGCACTCGGCGTCGTGCTGATCGCCTACGGGTTGTGGGGGCTGGCCGCCGCGCGGCTGCCCGCGCCGGGTCGTTGCGAAAAATGGCTGTCGGCCGTGGTCGGCTACCTGACGGGGGTCATGACGGCCGCGACCGGCGTGTTCGTCGTGCCGGCCGTGCCGTACCTGCAGGCGCTGCGGTTGTCGAAGGACGACCTGATCCAGGCGCTCGGACTGTCATTCACCGCGTCGACGATCGCGCTCGGCTTGCAGTTGCGCGTGACGGGCGCGCTGCAGACGGTCGATCTCGGCGTGTCGGCGCTCGCGCTCGTACCGGCGCTGGCGGGGATGGCCGGCGGCCAATATGCGCGGCGCGTGATGAGCGAGAAGGCGTTCAAGCGCTGCTTCTTCGTCGGGATGATTGCGCTCGGCGCGTATATGGCCGCTTCGAGGTGGCTGTGA
- a CDS encoding ester cyclase codes for MTETDLATRYRAYIDCLNRRDWPALGQYVSDDVIHNDRPLGLSGYRAMLEQDYRDIPDLRFDIRLLACEPPRVACRLRFACSPKGSFMGLAVDGRKVTFAENVFYEFHNGKIRQVWSVIDKAAIEAQL; via the coding sequence ATGACCGAAACCGATCTCGCAACCCGCTACCGCGCGTATATCGACTGCCTGAACCGCCGGGACTGGCCGGCGCTCGGCCAGTACGTCTCCGACGACGTGATCCACAACGACCGGCCGCTTGGCTTGTCCGGTTACCGCGCGATGCTGGAACAGGACTACCGCGACATTCCCGATCTCCGTTTCGACATCCGGCTGCTCGCGTGCGAGCCGCCGCGCGTCGCGTGCCGGCTTCGCTTCGCCTGTTCGCCGAAAGGGTCGTTCATGGGGCTCGCCGTCGACGGCAGGAAGGTCACGTTCGCCGAGAACGTGTTCTACGAGTTTCATAACGGCAAGATCCGCCAGGTCTGGTCGGTGATCGACAAGGCGGCGATCGAGGCACAGCTTTAG
- a CDS encoding LysR substrate-binding domain-containing protein: protein MRFDLTDLRLFLNICEAGTITSGAERTHITLQAASERIRGMEDELGVPLLHRTKSGAQATDAGRALEHHARTVLQQIDHMRGELQQYGQGLRGHIRLLCNTASLSEYLPDALAAYLPHHPKLSISVEERSSQEIVHAIRNKTAEVGIVADSVGLGGLEQKPFREDWLIVVVPAAHPLASYDKVAFDTIADADFIGLTDGSALQVHLADQARALGKRIRYRVQLKSFDAICRVIASGVGIGIVSRHAAERAMQTMDVRLVELSDPWSHRKLTLCARSFDALPKYTREFVAFLSGETTPR from the coding sequence ATGCGTTTCGACCTGACCGACCTGCGGCTCTTCCTGAACATCTGCGAGGCCGGCACGATCACGAGCGGCGCCGAGCGGACGCACATCACGCTGCAGGCCGCGAGCGAGCGCATCCGCGGCATGGAGGACGAGCTCGGCGTGCCGTTGCTGCACCGGACCAAATCGGGCGCGCAGGCGACCGATGCGGGCCGCGCGCTCGAACACCACGCGCGCACCGTGCTGCAGCAGATCGACCACATGCGCGGCGAACTGCAGCAATACGGCCAGGGGCTGCGCGGGCATATCCGGCTGCTGTGCAATACGGCATCGCTGAGCGAATACCTGCCCGATGCGCTGGCCGCTTACCTGCCGCATCATCCGAAGCTGTCGATCAGCGTCGAGGAGCGCTCGAGCCAGGAGATCGTGCATGCGATCCGCAACAAGACGGCCGAGGTCGGCATCGTCGCCGATTCGGTCGGGCTCGGCGGGCTCGAACAAAAACCGTTCCGCGAAGACTGGCTGATCGTCGTCGTGCCGGCCGCGCATCCGCTCGCGTCGTACGACAAGGTCGCGTTCGACACGATCGCCGACGCGGACTTCATCGGCCTCACCGACGGCAGCGCGCTGCAGGTGCATCTCGCCGACCAGGCACGCGCGCTCGGCAAGCGGATCCGCTATCGCGTGCAACTGAAGAGCTTCGATGCGATCTGCCGCGTGATCGCCAGCGGCGTGGGCATCGGCATCGTGTCGCGGCATGCGGCCGAGCGCGCGATGCAGACGATGGACGTGCGGCTCGTCGAGCTGTCCGATCCGTGGAGCCACCGGAAGCTGACGCTCTGCGCGCGGTCGTTCGATGCGCTGCCGAAGTACACGCGGGAGTTCGTCGCGTTTTTATCCGGAGAAACAACGCCGCGGTGA
- a CDS encoding peptidoglycan DD-metalloendopeptidase family protein produces METREIHRKAAWLSGLAAVLVMAGCASTQSVPPSDTLAGQSSPSSQPAAAPSAATSAAPPPAPILVAQKYVVKRGDTLTGIASANDCSIADLRTWNKLGANGKLRMGQVLRIVRQQPLPPSGAAGTQAAAPAAASDAAAGSQATAQATASATSDRQVVKETKRHSGGVALTWPARGKIVDGFRPGQNRGIQIAGRPGDPVRAAADGRVMYAGTGLNDYGSLIIVQHNADFLTAYAHNRKLLVKTGDIVRQGDEIAEMGDLDNSRVALLFEVRRDGKPVNPMPFLPSPQG; encoded by the coding sequence ATGGAAACGCGCGAGATTCACCGCAAGGCGGCGTGGCTGTCGGGCCTGGCCGCCGTGCTCGTCATGGCCGGTTGTGCAAGCACGCAGTCCGTTCCGCCGAGCGACACGCTGGCGGGACAGTCGTCGCCGTCGAGCCAGCCTGCCGCTGCGCCGTCGGCCGCCACGTCCGCCGCACCGCCGCCGGCGCCGATTCTCGTTGCGCAGAAGTACGTCGTGAAGCGCGGCGACACGCTGACGGGCATCGCGTCCGCGAACGACTGCAGCATTGCCGACCTGCGCACCTGGAACAAGCTGGGCGCGAACGGCAAGCTGCGCATGGGGCAGGTGCTGCGCATCGTTCGGCAGCAGCCGCTGCCGCCGTCGGGCGCGGCCGGCACGCAGGCTGCCGCGCCGGCCGCCGCGAGCGATGCGGCGGCGGGTAGCCAGGCAACAGCGCAGGCGACGGCATCGGCCACGAGCGACCGCCAGGTCGTCAAGGAAACGAAGCGGCATTCGGGCGGTGTCGCGCTCACGTGGCCCGCACGCGGCAAGATCGTCGACGGGTTCCGGCCGGGGCAGAACCGCGGCATCCAGATCGCCGGCCGGCCGGGCGATCCGGTCCGCGCCGCGGCCGACGGCCGCGTGATGTACGCGGGCACCGGCCTGAACGATTACGGCAGCCTGATCATCGTCCAGCACAACGCGGATTTCCTGACCGCCTACGCGCACAACCGCAAGCTGCTCGTGAAGACGGGCGACATCGTGCGCCAGGGCGACGAGATCGCCGAGATGGGCGACCTCGACAACTCGCGCGTCGCGCTGCTGTTCGAGGTGCGGCGCGACGGCAAGCCGGTGAATCCGATGCCGTTCCTGCCTTCGCCGCAAGGCTGA